A genomic window from Shewanella vesiculosa includes:
- the iscA gene encoding iron-sulfur cluster assembly protein IscA, with the protein MAISMTPAAADRVRSFLANRGKGLGLRLGLRTSGCSGMAYVIEFVDDLNDDDELYNIDGVNIIIDAKSFIYLQGIELDFVKEGLNEGFQFNNPNAKGECGCGESFTV; encoded by the coding sequence ATGGCTATTTCAATGACCCCCGCTGCGGCTGATCGAGTAAGATCGTTTCTTGCTAATCGCGGGAAAGGCCTCGGCTTGCGCCTTGGGTTGAGAACATCAGGTTGTTCAGGTATGGCATACGTCATTGAGTTCGTTGATGATCTCAATGACGATGATGAGCTTTATAACATCGATGGTGTGAATATCATCATCGATGCCAAAAGCTTCATTTATTTGCAAGGTATTGAACTTGATTTTGTCAAAGAAGGCCTAAACGAAGGTTTTCAGTTCAATAATCCTAACGCAAAGGGTGAATGTGGTTGCGGTGAAAGTTTCACTGTTTAA
- the iscU gene encoding Fe-S cluster assembly scaffold IscU, giving the protein MAYSEKVIDHYENPRNVGSFDKNDPSIVTGMVGAPACGDVMKLQLKINADGIIEDAKFKTYGCGSAIASSSLVTEWVKGKSVDEAATIKNADIAEELALPPVKIHCSILAEDAIKAAIEEYKSRQAK; this is encoded by the coding sequence ATGGCTTATAGCGAAAAAGTAATCGATCATTATGAAAACCCACGTAACGTAGGTTCATTTGATAAAAACGACCCATCAATTGTTACCGGTATGGTTGGTGCACCAGCATGTGGTGACGTAATGAAGTTGCAACTTAAAATTAATGCTGATGGCATTATTGAAGATGCAAAATTCAAGACTTATGGTTGCGGCAGCGCAATTGCATCAAGCTCATTAGTGACTGAATGGGTTAAAGGCAAGAGTGTTGATGAAGCAGCGACCATTAAAAATGCTGACATTGCTGAAGAACTAGCACTACCGCCAGTTAAAATTCATTGCTCTATTTTGGCTGAAGACGCCATTAAAGCAGCAATTGAAGAGTATAAAAGCAGACAAGCTAAGTAA
- a CDS encoding IscS subfamily cysteine desulfurase encodes MKLPIYLDYAATTPVDKRVAEKMMQHMTMDGVFGNPASRSHRYGWQAEEAVDIARNQVADLINADHREIVFTSGATESSNLAIKGIAHFYHKKGKHIITSKTEHKATLDTCRQLEREGYEVTYMVPDDNGIIPMERLEAAMRDDTILVSIMHVNNEIGVIHDIDAIGELCRAKGIFFHMDAAQSAGKLPIDVQTTKVDLISISGHKMYGPKGIGALYVRRKPRIRLESQMHGGGHERGMRSGTLATHQIVGLGEAAVIAKQDMAADSERITRLRDKLWNGIKHIEETYINGDMEQRYSGIFNVSFNFVEGESLMMALKDLAVSSGSACTSASLEPSYVLRALGLNDEMAHSSIRFSIGRFTTDEEIDHAIKTITESIDKLREMSPLWEMFKDGIDLDQVQWAHH; translated from the coding sequence ATGAAGCTTCCTATCTATTTAGATTATGCCGCAACAACGCCTGTAGACAAGCGTGTTGCTGAAAAAATGATGCAACACATGACGATGGACGGCGTATTTGGTAATCCAGCATCGCGTTCACACCGTTATGGTTGGCAAGCTGAAGAGGCGGTTGATATCGCCCGTAATCAAGTTGCTGATTTAATCAACGCTGATCACCGTGAGATTGTATTTACCTCAGGTGCGACAGAATCAAGTAACCTTGCGATTAAAGGTATTGCCCATTTTTATCACAAAAAGGGCAAGCACATCATTACCAGCAAAACTGAACATAAAGCTACGTTAGACACGTGCCGTCAGTTAGAGCGTGAAGGTTACGAAGTCACTTATATGGTTCCTGATGATAATGGCATCATCCCAATGGAACGCTTAGAAGCGGCGATGCGCGATGACACTATTTTAGTCAGCATTATGCACGTGAACAACGAAATTGGTGTGATTCACGATATCGATGCCATTGGTGAGTTATGCCGCGCAAAGGGTATTTTCTTCCATATGGATGCTGCCCAAAGTGCGGGTAAATTACCGATTGATGTGCAAACCACTAAAGTTGATTTGATTTCGATTTCTGGCCATAAAATGTATGGACCAAAAGGTATCGGCGCATTATATGTTCGCCGTAAGCCACGTATTCGTCTTGAATCGCAAATGCACGGTGGTGGACACGAGCGCGGAATGCGCAGTGGCACATTAGCAACTCATCAAATCGTTGGTTTAGGTGAAGCTGCTGTGATTGCCAAACAAGACATGGCTGCTGATAGCGAGCGTATTACTCGCCTTCGCGATAAGTTATGGAACGGTATTAAACACATAGAAGAAACCTATATCAATGGTGATATGGAACAACGCTACAGTGGTATTTTTAACGTGAGCTTCAACTTTGTTGAAGGTGAATCGTTAATGATGGCCTTAAAAGATTTAGCGGTTTCTTCTGGTTCAGCCTGTACTTCAGCAAGTTTAGAGCCAAGCTACGTATTACGTGCATTGGGTTTAAACGATGAAATGGCACACAGCTCAATTCGTTTCTCAATCGGCCGTTTTACTACCGATGAAGAAATTGACCATGCTATCAAAACGATAACTGAATCTATCGATAAGTTACGCGAAATGTCTCCATTATGGGAGATGTTCAAAGATGGTATCGATTTGGATCAAGTTCAATGGGCACATCACTAA
- the iscR gene encoding Fe-S cluster assembly transcriptional regulator IscR, producing MKLTSKGRYAVTAMLDVAIHSATGPVPLADISERQGISLSYLEQLFAKLRKHGLVSSVRGPGGGYRLGLEAVDISVGMVVHAVDESVDATRCQGKGNCQSGTRCLTHSLWGDLSKQISDFLDGISLAGLMQKRDVRFISLKQDEIQKEHRVSL from the coding sequence ATGAAACTTACATCAAAAGGTCGCTATGCAGTGACAGCTATGCTGGATGTTGCGATTCACTCTGCTACTGGTCCTGTGCCTTTAGCTGATATTTCTGAAAGACAAGGAATTTCTTTGTCTTATCTTGAACAACTCTTCGCTAAGTTACGTAAACATGGTTTAGTGTCGAGTGTCCGCGGACCCGGTGGTGGTTACCGTTTAGGTTTAGAAGCCGTAGATATCTCAGTTGGCATGGTCGTGCATGCTGTTGACGAATCTGTAGACGCCACCCGTTGTCAAGGAAAAGGTAACTGCCAAAGTGGTACTCGTTGCCTAACCCATTCTTTATGGGGTGACTTAAGTAAACAAATTTCAGATTTTTTAGATGGTATTTCTCTTGCGGGTTTGATGCAAAAGCGAGATGTAAGATTTATTTCGTTAAAGCAAGATGAGATACAAAAGGAACATAGAGTGAGTCTATAA
- the cysE gene encoding serine O-acetyltransferase — protein sequence MAIIARLKEDIESIYHRDPAANSTIEIIFNYPGMHAIWIHRISHKLWLANWRFTARCLSTFSRWLTGVEIHPGATIGRRFFIDHGMGVVIGETAEIGDDCTLYHSVTLGGTTWQPGKRHPTLGNNVVIGAGAKVLGPITMHDGARVGSNSVVVKDVASDHTVVGPGRVVSSPTNQSKEKTERRTEMAKKYGFDAYAVSPDNPDPVANAIGQMLDHMHLMDSKVQELCNAIQQMGGEVCTKKLPELNVDAFDEASREAATIRKQDIDKFDPSI from the coding sequence ATGGCCATCATCGCTAGGTTAAAAGAAGACATCGAATCGATTTATCATCGTGATCCTGCTGCAAACAGTACCATAGAGATAATATTTAATTACCCGGGTATGCATGCTATTTGGATCCACCGTATTAGTCATAAACTGTGGCTAGCGAACTGGCGTTTTACGGCCCGTTGTTTATCGACATTTTCTCGCTGGCTCACCGGTGTTGAAATTCATCCCGGTGCGACGATTGGCCGACGTTTCTTTATTGACCACGGTATGGGCGTTGTAATAGGTGAAACTGCCGAAATTGGTGATGATTGCACGCTATATCATAGTGTTACTTTGGGCGGAACAACTTGGCAGCCAGGTAAACGTCATCCCACTTTAGGCAATAATGTGGTGATTGGGGCTGGGGCCAAAGTACTTGGACCTATCACAATGCACGATGGTGCACGTGTTGGCTCTAATTCTGTGGTGGTTAAGGATGTCGCCAGCGATCACACTGTGGTGGGTCCTGGGCGTGTGGTGTCTTCGCCGACCAACCAGTCAAAAGAAAAAACTGAACGTCGCACTGAGATGGCTAAAAAGTATGGCTTTGATGCGTACGCTGTATCACCAGATAATCCTGATCCTGTGGCTAATGCCATAGGACAAATGCTTGATCACATGCATTTAATGGACTCGAAAGTACAAGAACTGTGTAATGCCATTCAGCAAATGGGTGGTGAAGTTTGTACTAAAAAGTTGCCAGAGTTAAATGTGGATGCATTTGATGAGGCATCGCGAGAAGCCGCGACCATTCGTAAACAAGACATTGATAAGTTCGACCCGAGTATTTAA
- the trmJ gene encoding tRNA (cytosine(32)/uridine(32)-2'-O)-methyltransferase TrmJ encodes MLSNIRVVLVGTSHPGNIGSTARAMKTMGLSNLYLAEPRAEPDGQSIALAAGASDILKNLTRVDSLEEAIADCSLVIATSARSRTLDWPMLDPREAGLKLTQESLNGPVAIVFGRENHGLSNEELQQCTYHVAIPANPEYSSLNLAQAVQIICYETRVAHLAQSATPVVTEEYPLTSELERFFVHLESTLSKTGFVIKNHPGQVMTKLRRLYTRARIEAPEMNILRGILTSIDKKMDKQD; translated from the coding sequence ATGCTCAGTAATATTCGTGTTGTTTTAGTTGGTACCTCACACCCTGGTAATATTGGCTCTACAGCTAGAGCGATGAAAACCATGGGCTTATCAAATTTATATCTCGCCGAGCCAAGAGCTGAGCCTGATGGGCAATCGATAGCACTTGCTGCAGGTGCATCTGATATTCTAAAAAATCTAACTCGTGTTGATTCATTAGAAGAGGCCATTGCCGATTGTAGTTTAGTGATAGCAACGAGTGCTCGCAGTCGTACCCTTGATTGGCCCATGCTTGACCCTCGAGAAGCTGGTTTAAAGTTAACTCAAGAAAGCCTAAATGGTCCGGTTGCTATTGTCTTTGGTCGTGAAAATCATGGCCTGAGTAATGAGGAATTACAGCAATGTACTTATCATGTGGCGATTCCGGCAAACCCAGAATACAGCTCGCTAAACTTGGCTCAAGCAGTACAAATTATTTGTTATGAAACTCGCGTCGCGCATTTAGCGCAATCAGCAACGCCAGTTGTCACAGAAGAATACCCATTAACATCTGAACTTGAACGCTTTTTTGTTCATTTAGAGTCGACTTTGTCTAAAACTGGTTTTGTGATTAAAAATCATCCTGGGCAAGTCATGACTAAATTGCGTCGTTTATACACTCGTGCCCGTATTGAAGCACCTGAGATGAATATTCTTCGTGGCATTTTGACTTCCATTGATAAGAAAATGGATAAACAAGATTAA
- the suhB gene encoding inositol-1-monophosphatase, which yields MHPMLTIATRAARAAGQTIMRAYTELDRVEVSSKGINDFVTSVDKEAEATITYQIRKSYPDHTIIGEENGENRGTDKDYIWIVDPLDGTNNFVRGIPHFAVSIALQYKGKIEVAVVYDPVREELFSAVRGKGAKVNDFRMRVTNVNDLSNTMIGTGFPFKARQHTESYMAILGEVFSLCADVRRGGSAALDLAYVAAGRLDGFFEIGLKPWDIAAGDLICREAGGTVTDFTGAHNYMTSGNIVAGSPKVTTQIVKIMRPLLNEGLKR from the coding sequence ATGCATCCGATGCTGACTATTGCCACACGCGCTGCACGCGCTGCTGGCCAAACTATTATGCGCGCCTATACTGAACTTGACCGTGTTGAGGTAAGCAGTAAAGGTATTAATGATTTTGTGACTAGTGTAGACAAGGAAGCAGAAGCAACTATTACTTATCAAATTCGTAAATCTTATCCAGACCACACCATTATTGGTGAAGAAAACGGTGAAAACCGTGGTACTGATAAAGACTACATTTGGATAGTTGATCCTTTGGATGGCACTAACAACTTCGTTCGTGGTATTCCTCATTTTGCGGTGTCTATCGCTCTTCAGTACAAAGGCAAAATTGAAGTTGCCGTTGTTTACGATCCTGTTCGTGAAGAATTATTTTCAGCTGTTCGCGGCAAAGGCGCTAAGGTTAACGACTTCCGCATGCGCGTAACTAACGTCAATGATTTAAGCAACACTATGATTGGCACAGGTTTTCCATTTAAAGCTCGTCAACACACAGAAAGCTACATGGCCATTTTAGGCGAAGTATTTTCATTGTGTGCCGATGTTCGTCGTGGCGGTTCAGCAGCATTAGATTTAGCTTACGTTGCAGCAGGCCGTTTAGATGGTTTCTTCGAAATAGGTTTAAAACCTTGGGATATCGCAGCAGGCGACTTAATTTGTCGTGAAGCCGGCGGTACAGTGACCGATTTTACTGGTGCACATAACTATATGACTTCAGGTAACATTGTGGCAGGTAGCCCAAAAGTAACCACTCAGATAGTCAAAATTATGCGTCCTCTACTGAATGAAGGTTTAAAGCGTTAA
- a CDS encoding phosphate-starvation-inducible protein PsiE yields the protein MPLLRKVGLKTLKNIEHLVLLIIAMATVFAIGEEILHMIVIQTVELADLLLLFIYLEVLAMVVNYIESGKLPIRMPLYIAIVALARYLILDMKAMEDWRILAISLSTILLAGTVIVIRWGQLKMPYPKNQDYDT from the coding sequence ATGCCGTTACTGCGAAAAGTAGGATTAAAAACCTTAAAAAATATCGAACATCTAGTGTTATTAATTATCGCTATGGCGACAGTATTTGCTATTGGCGAAGAAATTCTTCACATGATCGTCATTCAGACTGTCGAATTAGCCGATTTACTCTTACTATTTATCTATCTTGAAGTATTGGCTATGGTCGTTAATTATATTGAATCAGGTAAGTTACCTATTCGTATGCCGCTCTATATCGCGATTGTGGCATTGGCGCGATACTTAATTTTAGACATGAAAGCAATGGAAGATTGGCGTATTTTAGCCATTTCACTGTCGACTATTTTACTGGCAGGCACAGTAATTGTGATCCGTTGGGGTCAATTAAAAATGCCTTACCCTAAAAACCAAGACTACGATACTTAA
- a CDS encoding AAA family ATPase, translating to MILLVGGEKGGSGKSCLAQNIAVYISQKHDANVLMVDCDPQRTTSDWIQARNNDPSLKAINCIQLYGKIRNDLLSLNERFDYVIVDCGGQDNLAMRAAMSVATYVVIPLRPKRRDLKTLPHMEDMLSTCKMVNPKMIAAIVITQCPALPSQGKRILEAKEVVESFGLRALNSVTFSRNIYDDSEESGSSVLEIEPSGKAADEIRAIADELFAIPPENSYEFN from the coding sequence ATGATATTGCTCGTTGGCGGTGAAAAAGGTGGCAGTGGGAAAAGCTGTTTAGCACAGAACATTGCTGTATATATTAGCCAAAAGCACGATGCGAATGTGCTCATGGTTGACTGTGATCCGCAACGTACCACGTCAGACTGGATCCAAGCTCGTAATAATGACCCCAGCCTAAAAGCGATTAATTGCATCCAGCTTTATGGCAAAATCCGTAATGACTTACTGAGTTTAAATGAACGATTTGACTACGTGATTGTCGATTGTGGTGGCCAAGATAACCTTGCAATGCGCGCCGCGATGTCGGTAGCCACCTATGTTGTTATCCCACTTCGTCCCAAACGTCGCGATCTTAAAACCTTACCTCACATGGAAGACATGCTCAGTACTTGTAAAATGGTTAATCCCAAGATGATTGCTGCCATTGTGATAACACAGTGCCCTGCTCTGCCATCTCAAGGTAAGCGTATTTTAGAAGCGAAAGAAGTGGTTGAGTCTTTTGGTTTACGCGCCCTTAATTCGGTCACATTTAGCCGTAATATCTATGATGATAGTGAAGAAAGCGGCTCTTCAGTGTTGGAAATCGAACCGAGCGGTAAAGCGGCTGATGAAATTCGTGCTATTGCTGATGAGCTTTTTGCCATACCACCAGAAAATAGTTATGAGTTTAACTGA
- a CDS encoding replication protein RepA → MSLTDLKRKKPKDTRVKVSVDDFIEDANKYALGLDASHGQSNIASNTQEFLRGLDKKSTKIYRHATFTLTEKSISQLDEIAKVSKVAKSKILRILIDEFYQQSSTEQTNLLARK, encoded by the coding sequence ATGAGTTTAACTGATCTTAAGCGCAAGAAACCCAAAGATACCCGAGTCAAGGTATCTGTAGATGACTTTATTGAGGATGCTAATAAATATGCATTAGGTCTTGACGCGTCCCATGGCCAAAGCAATATCGCCTCAAACACGCAAGAGTTCTTAAGAGGGCTAGATAAAAAAAGCACTAAAATTTATCGCCATGCCACATTTACATTAACTGAAAAAAGTATTTCGCAATTAGACGAAATAGCGAAAGTCAGTAAAGTGGCTAAATCAAAAATACTCAGAATACTCATTGATGAGTTTTATCAACAAAGCAGCACTGAGCAAACAAATTTACTCGCCAGAAAGTAA
- a CDS encoding sensor histidine kinase yields MALIVLLTQQMCVYLVIVYLVSKTPLFKFFAETSKRLPHKIFIYLVFSSFCIMATYFGEQTSGAIANTRAMGAVLGGLLGGPITGLLVGLTGGLHRYSMGGFTDVACAISTTLEGLSAGMISYYFKKAGKSEMAYQPMVVFGVTFMAEIMQMSIIVLIAKPFDQAWELVKLIAPPMLLINSLGTAMFMSIVRDQKAMFDKLSSSFSTKALKIAERSVGLLSKGFNLESSKQVAQIVIEETQVGAVAITDRNKLLAFIGIGADHHIPNTPISSQITLEAIAQNSVMFADGVDTPYSCSLSANCSLGSSLVIPLRSNDEVIGTIKLYEPKNKLFLNINRTLGEGIARLLSNQILYGRFEQQKSLLMQAEIKLLQAQVNPHFLFNALNTISAIIKRDPQMSKQLLQQLSQFLRINLTRTTGLVTMADELEHIDAYLSIERARFIDKLQVSIDIPSIYHHLKMPAFTLQPLIENAVKHGTSRMLEAGVINVQATIDGDDLMLNVTDNAGLYQPSNNTDGLGMNLVHKRIQNLFGSQYGIEVECKADEFTRVSVRVPLKEIDQ; encoded by the coding sequence ATGGCGTTAATAGTACTACTAACACAGCAAATGTGTGTTTACTTAGTTATCGTTTACTTAGTCAGTAAAACGCCATTATTTAAATTCTTTGCCGAAACATCGAAACGATTACCTCACAAAATCTTCATCTACTTAGTGTTCTCAAGCTTTTGTATTATGGCAACTTACTTTGGAGAACAAACCTCAGGAGCGATAGCCAATACTCGTGCAATGGGCGCGGTATTAGGCGGATTATTGGGTGGTCCAATTACCGGGCTTCTGGTTGGCTTAACCGGCGGGTTACACCGTTATTCTATGGGTGGATTTACCGATGTTGCTTGTGCAATATCGACTACGTTAGAAGGTTTATCTGCAGGAATGATCAGCTATTACTTCAAAAAAGCCGGCAAGTCTGAAATGGCTTATCAGCCAATGGTGGTATTTGGAGTGACATTTATGGCTGAAATTATGCAGATGTCGATTATTGTATTAATCGCCAAACCCTTTGATCAAGCGTGGGAGTTAGTTAAGCTCATCGCTCCGCCAATGTTATTGATTAATTCCCTTGGTACTGCCATGTTTATGAGTATTGTTCGCGACCAAAAAGCGATGTTCGATAAACTCTCGTCCAGTTTTTCAACCAAAGCCCTCAAAATTGCCGAGCGCAGTGTCGGATTGCTGTCAAAGGGCTTTAATTTAGAGTCGAGCAAACAAGTTGCGCAAATCGTCATAGAAGAAACCCAAGTTGGTGCGGTAGCCATTACAGACAGGAATAAATTACTCGCCTTTATTGGTATTGGCGCTGACCACCATATTCCTAATACACCCATTTCATCTCAAATCACTCTCGAGGCCATTGCACAAAATAGTGTCATGTTTGCCGATGGCGTTGACACCCCTTATTCATGTTCTCTGTCCGCAAACTGCAGCTTAGGCTCAAGCTTAGTGATCCCGCTGCGCAGTAATGACGAAGTCATTGGCACGATTAAATTGTATGAGCCGAAAAACAAGCTGTTTTTAAACATTAATCGCACCTTAGGCGAAGGAATTGCCAGATTACTGTCTAACCAAATACTTTATGGGCGCTTTGAACAGCAAAAAAGTTTACTCATGCAAGCAGAGATAAAGTTGTTACAAGCCCAAGTGAATCCTCACTTCTTATTTAATGCTCTCAACACTATTAGTGCGATTATTAAGCGTGACCCGCAAATGTCTAAACAGTTATTGCAGCAATTATCGCAATTTTTACGCATTAACCTAACCCGAACAACAGGGCTAGTCACCATGGCTGATGAACTTGAACATATAGACGCTTATTTGTCGATTGAGCGTGCTCGCTTTATTGATAAGTTACAAGTGAGCATTGATATACCGAGTATTTATCATCACTTAAAAATGCCTGCATTTACCTTACAACCTTTAATTGAAAATGCAGTGAAACATGGTACATCACGTATGCTTGAAGCCGGTGTTATTAATGTACAGGCGACAATTGATGGTGATGATCTTATGCTTAATGTCACGGATAACGCCGGTTTGTATCAACCATCGAACAACACCGACGGCTTAGGAATGAACTTAGTCCATAAGCGAATTCAAAATTTATTTGGCAGCCAATACGGTATTGAAGTTGAGTGTAAAGCAGATGAATTCACCCGTGTCAGTGTGCGTGTACCGTTAAAGGAAATTGACCAATGA
- the btsR gene encoding two-component system response regulator BtsR, with the protein MISCLIIDDELFARQEVADLLDKHPDIRVLGQCSNAIEALQQINLVKPDLIFVDIQMPRINGMELLAMLNPEQMPRAVFITAFDEYAIKAFDNNAFDYLLKPIDEKRFNQTLDKVRANIAPQRMSQILPTQLAHLPCYSGNKLKVVATADVEFIVSDIGGIHVCSNKGLSHTQLTLKVLEQKTALFRCHKQYLLAPSAISEIEITDSGAEVTTHSGAKVPVSRRYLKELKLLLGFQ; encoded by the coding sequence ATGATCTCATGTCTAATCATTGATGATGAACTGTTTGCCCGCCAAGAAGTGGCCGATTTACTCGACAAACATCCTGATATAAGAGTGTTGGGGCAATGCAGTAATGCCATTGAAGCTCTACAGCAAATTAACCTTGTAAAACCTGATCTTATTTTTGTTGATATTCAAATGCCGCGGATCAATGGTATGGAGCTGCTTGCGATGCTCAATCCAGAGCAAATGCCACGAGCAGTATTTATTACCGCATTTGATGAATATGCGATAAAAGCATTCGATAACAATGCCTTCGATTACTTATTAAAACCCATCGATGAGAAACGCTTCAACCAAACCTTAGATAAAGTTAGAGCCAATATCGCGCCGCAACGGATGTCTCAGATATTACCGACGCAATTAGCTCATTTACCCTGCTACAGTGGTAATAAGCTCAAAGTTGTCGCAACCGCTGACGTTGAATTTATTGTTAGTGATATTGGCGGTATTCATGTGTGTTCAAATAAAGGTTTAAGCCATACTCAATTAACCCTAAAAGTCTTAGAGCAAAAAACCGCACTTTTTCGTTGTCATAAACAATACCTACTGGCACCGAGTGCAATTTCTGAAATTGAAATCACCGACAGCGGCGCAGAAGTCACTACCCATAGCGGTGCTAAAGTTCCTGTTTCACGCAGATATCTCAAAGAGTTGAAACTGTTGCTTGGATTTCAATAG
- a CDS encoding VF530 family DNA-binding protein — protein MTQANNPLHGIKLETIVTSLVEKYGWEELASRINIQCFKDNPSVKSTLKFLRKTPWARDKVEYLYLKANKLPLPPPKEDSRGAFTTKPRPSKAKVASTRPATHKAATAKPSSSTAAEKSTTPVNADIWGTNSN, from the coding sequence ATGACACAAGCAAACAACCCGCTTCACGGCATAAAACTAGAAACGATAGTGACTTCACTGGTTGAAAAATACGGCTGGGAAGAACTCGCATCGAGGATAAACATTCAGTGTTTCAAAGATAACCCGAGTGTAAAATCAACCTTGAAGTTTTTACGTAAAACGCCTTGGGCGCGCGACAAAGTTGAATACTTGTACCTTAAAGCTAACAAGCTGCCATTGCCGCCACCGAAAGAAGATAGTCGCGGAGCATTTACGACTAAACCTCGGCCATCAAAGGCAAAAGTAGCCTCAACGAGACCTGCAACCCACAAAGCGGCAACAGCAAAACCAAGCTCAAGCACAGCTGCAGAAAAGTCGACAACACCTGTCAATGCGGATATTTGGGGAACAAACTCAAATTAA
- the ribA gene encoding GTP cyclohydrolase II, translating into MPIKYIATSKLPTPWGVFAMHGFEEIATGKEHVALTFGQLDPTQPMLGRVHSECLTGDALFSLRCDCGFQLQAAMQSIAEKGQGFLLYLRQEGRGIGLLNKIRAYELQDAGANTVEANLRLGFEADMRKYDMILPMLTQIGVTKVKLMTNNPRKVMAMQNVGIEVVERIPLQVGKNRYNESYLKTKSTELGHMMSEYHFHDE; encoded by the coding sequence ATGCCGATAAAATATATCGCAACATCTAAGTTACCCACACCTTGGGGTGTTTTTGCCATGCACGGTTTCGAAGAAATTGCTACTGGTAAAGAACACGTTGCGTTGACATTTGGTCAACTGGATCCCACTCAACCTATGCTAGGTCGTGTTCATTCTGAATGTTTAACCGGTGATGCATTATTTAGTTTACGTTGTGATTGTGGTTTTCAATTACAAGCCGCCATGCAAAGTATCGCTGAAAAAGGCCAAGGCTTTTTGTTGTACTTACGTCAAGAAGGGCGTGGGATTGGCTTACTCAATAAAATTCGTGCTTATGAGCTCCAAGATGCGGGTGCTAATACCGTAGAAGCCAATTTGCGTTTGGGTTTTGAAGCCGACATGCGTAAATACGACATGATTTTGCCGATGTTAACCCAAATTGGGGTGACCAAAGTGAAGTTGATGACCAATAATCCGCGTAAAGTGATGGCAATGCAAAATGTGGGCATTGAAGTAGTGGAACGTATTCCGTTGCAAGTCGGTAAAAATCGCTACAACGAATCATATTTAAAGACCAAGTCCACTGAGCTAGGTCATATGATGTCGGAATATCATTTCCACGATGAATAG
- a CDS encoding YibL family ribosome-associated protein, with protein MNLKLELQTLNDKLDKFRRKLAAAEARGDATIVLQFKKEVATVTKRIASIKGQQTRQFSQEGTALKALGFKRTLTKAEQADMGKLNKSVKGLVVVHPLTALGREMGIKEVTGFAPAKF; from the coding sequence ATGAATTTAAAGCTAGAACTGCAGACATTGAATGATAAATTAGACAAGTTTCGTCGCAAATTAGCTGCGGCTGAAGCACGTGGCGACGCCACGATTGTCCTGCAGTTTAAGAAAGAAGTGGCCACTGTTACTAAGCGAATCGCGAGTATTAAAGGCCAACAAACGCGTCAGTTTAGTCAAGAAGGTACAGCACTAAAAGCGCTCGGTTTTAAGCGCACTTTAACCAAAGCTGAACAAGCTGATATGGGTAAGTTAAATAAATCGGTTAAAGGCTTAGTGGTTGTGCATCCTTTAACGGCGTTAGGCCGTGAGATGGGCATAAAAGAAGTCACGGGTTTTGCTCCTGCTAAGTTCTAA